The segment CAAAGGAGAACATAACCCTTTATACTGCACAGCGCACATCACCTACAGAAAACAGGCTGGTATTCCGCCAAATGATAACACACAGTAATAAAGATAAATGTAAATACTTTATTTTATAGAAACAagtttattttatataaaaaaaatagagatCAGTAGAAACAACGACGTCCTGGACTGTCTGATATACTTTACATGATTTtagtcttaggggtaaatttactaagatgggagctctatttaagatgggatgttgcccgtagcaaccaatcaaattccaggtattatcttctagaaggtgctagataaatgagaagtagaatctgattggttgctataggcaacatcccatcttgaatagaacgcccatcttagtaaatttaccccttaatatACATTAGTGTCCCTACAATGAACCTGAGACTGCTGCCAAAATGGCGTCCCTCTGCGATTATACAGACTACGGAAAACACTTGTGCACAATAGTGATAAAATATATTGTCACTTTAATCACGGTTACTTTTACCAGCAAAGTAGAAACCAGTAATGGACGCTTGCAGCAACAAATAAAAGATCTCATTCATTCTCTGTCTTCTCTGTTTTGGTCTTCTGCCCTCACCCTAAAACCTGCCTCACTTTACCTCATGCTTGCCACGCCCTCTTAGTCAGCCATTTTGTGAATGCAGCCTGTCAGGTCGCTACGGACACCACAGAGGCATTTGTGCTGCCAGAGGCGCTATAGATGATATTCCCCCTCTCACTCGCCTAAGGCAGACAAATATGGATCTTAGGAGGATACGTATTGCACCAAGCTTGCCGTTTACATATACACAACATATAAGAAATACCCCAAGGATAATTTACAAAAGCGTTAAAAAGAGTAAATCacaatgtataaaaaaaataaaagagatAAGCACAACATAAACAACCTGCCATCTTGTGACCAGTAATGAGAGAAAGAATAGTTATTTCCAGGTATAAATCCACTGTTTGGCGTTACAGCACAATGTGAGACTATCGTGGTCCACCCCCGACTCCCAGTTCCTGGGAGGCCATTAATAGAGGGGCGGATGACTGATTGGCCGTCAGTATATTTGCTTTTTGATGGAATGAGTTCCTGCAGTCCATATGCATCGGATCAATGTGGTGTGGAGCCTAATCCTCATCTCCTCCGTACATGTCTGCCAGTTTGTTGAAGCGGGGTCCCCAGGCCTGCAGACCGCTGTAATCCTGGTCAGCATCAGAGTTGGAGGAGTTCAAGGAGCTGAGGGAGGCGGCGTCTGATCCGCTGCCTTCATAGTCAAACACGAGTAGGGAGTCGTACGGGGGAGCGGTGGGATCGTTGTCAGCTGCATTCAGGTTCTAAGAAGCAGAAAATCACATTTTGTTAGATAAACCGTCAAAATATTttattagtagtaataataataatagtagtagtaatgatTCTAATAGTAatataaataatagtaataatactagtactaaaactaataataatacttataataatagtaataacaataataataataataatagtaatgatactactaaataataatagtaatactactaataatagtaatagtaataataataataataataagaataagaataacagtaatagtattaataataatagATACTAATAGTAatataaataatagtaataatactagtactaataataataataataggaagaagaagaagaagaagagatacTAATAGTAatataaataatagtaataatactagtactaataataataataataggaagaagaagaagaagaagaagagatacTAATAGTAatataaataatagtaataatactagtacttataataataataataggaataataataatagttgtagtagtaataataataataataataataataattaaaacacAGTAAGTAGTTATTTGATTTTCagttctgtatattgggggtaattccgacttgatcgtagctgtgctatatttagcacagctacgatcaggtacactgacatgcggggggacgcccagcacagggctagcccgccccgcatgtcagtccctgccccgtcgcagaagtgcaaaagcatcgcacagctgcgatgcttttgcacttcaggagtagctcccggccagcacgcaaaagctgcgcaggccgggagctactcctgaagtgaatacttgtcgctgcccgggtcacagcagctgtgtgtgacgccacgcagccgctacggcccgccccccccccccccccccccccccacatggtccggccacgcctgcgttggccggactgtgcccacaaaacggcggccaaacgccgccgtgccgcaccatcccgcccagcgaccgccactgcctgtcaatcgctAGACAACAACAGCCATCCGCTGTCAGCCATTTGCcgtcgcactgcggcgccggtgcatgcgcagttctgacctgatcgctgcgctgtgaagaactgcagcgagcgatcaggtcagaacgacCCCCATAGTCATGAAAGGTATTTCAAGCTAAGTACATTGAATTTGGTATAGCTAATATTGCTGTACTTCATACTCATTGCCGCCACACGCTGTGAGGGCGGCCATTTTTTGAGCTGAGCTAATACTTCTGAGAATGCTGGGCTCCCATGTGCATTGGTTCGGCCAACAAGATGGCTGCCTCCACAGCCTGTAGGTCGTGGGGACACTTGAAGAACTAAATATTTTCTTATCCCCACTTGCAAGAGACTTTCTGTACTCACCTcttcaatgaagttcccaatctcatCCGGATTGGCCGGGCGTGGCCGGTACTGGGGAGCCGGCATCAGCGTTGGGGCAACATCGTTACGAGTGACGTCTTGACGGGCATCAAGGCCTCGGTGAAGTTGGCTCAGATCAAAATTCTTAAGACAAGAAAAATATTAAACATTGGCGTGACGGTGACGTTGAATGGACATTTATAACACGGCAATATTGCTTTATGTGGTACCTGGTCCTCCTCCCCGCCGCCTTCTTCATCATAGCAGTAGACGTTATCCCGGGTGTCATCCTCCGGGGGCAGTAGAGGCTCCTTAACGACCTTCTTGCCTCTCAAAAACAGCAGGAGCAGCAACACCAAAACTACGAAGAGAGGTGAAAATAATAGGCGGTCATGTATAGTCTGCAATATGATGCATACAATAGCTCCTATATAATTCCCATGTATATGGGATAATGTATGCTTTTATACAGACGGTGGAAGGTGACCTCAGGTACATGTAATAATCCTCAGTAGCGGATGTGTAATATACATACGTTACCCATAAGTGACATCACAGCTCACCATTTATACACCTATTATTTACAGGTTGGTGATATTAGACCCTGGTTATAATGGTTACTAGCCGTGTGGCACCATGGGCACACATAGGAGATGAATGGAATGGCAGCACAGGATATATTGATGCCAGGGTATAGTaaccgcggcggctgcgtggcatACGGATGTAGCCGTGCGGTTATTCTCTGTAGATGCGGGAATAGACGTTACTCTATATGTAAATCAATGAGTTTCTGCTGCTGCGGTTCTGTATGGCGTGTACTCCCGCCAGAGCGTCAGCTGATGCAGAGTGcggacccccccctcccccggtgtCAGCATAGAGTGTCAGCAGAAGGTAATACTCACTCAGAAGTGCCAGGATACCACCGAGGATGCCAAGAATCACCGGGATCCCCATGCCTCCAGCGATTGCTTCTCTATCCTGACAATCGGTGGCGTCCCCCTGACAATCACACACCTGGACCTTTAATACAGTCGTGTTCTTCAGGAATTGGCTGTCGGCGAGTGTGACGGGGACTGTATACGTGCCGATATCCATCTCCTTGTTCATTTTTATTTCAAACTCTGCCAGAGACAGAACACAGAGAAGAGAAGCCATTAGCGGAGGTCTATGGTGTGCAGGAGCGGCTGGTGGCTCGGCGGCTGGGATACACGTCTCAGGGCATGCTGCGCCACATCTAGGTCATCAAAGCTGTGCCCTATACAAGTTCAGTAAATAACACATTTTATACAATGTATCTCCGACCGCTGCGACAAGAGCCGACAACTAGCAGCATGCCCCCTGCGTCTCACAGCTACCGgacaaccaatcggctcctgtcatttttttaaacacaaccCGTaacatgacagtgaggagctgattggctgctactttatctccatccactttatctctctccaagacttagtacatctgctccaaaGTAACTGTTGTTTTTGGAAACTTACGATCAGTCGTCACAGTGGCTGTCCAGTTTTCTCGGGCGTCGCGGCCGAGCTCCCCTATATACGGTGCTGTATTCGGGGGCTGGTCTCTGTCGATGATGGGGATAGAGATGGGGTTCGGAGCCTTCTGACAAAATACGATATTTGAATATTCCAGAAAGGGACCGTTGTCGTTCACATCAGTGATCACGAGCTCCAGGGTCCCTGTGCCCGTAGCAGTAGGCACACCTGTTGGGACAAGAATATCATCATGGATTCTGGGAAATACAGAAAACAGTTACACTACCCCTTTGTACACGTTAGATGATATGTCGTCCGATCTGGCGGATCGTCTAGTGTACCCGCTATGTTGCTGACCGAAGGAAGACATCGCTAGTGagggccatgctgccaaatgcagaaTGGCCGTCGCTccgtcactgtgtgtatgcacttgccgatgccgggttCCCCGCCAGGTCCCATCACTGGGTAcacacatcgcccagtgtgtacccagctttcaaACTAGTTGGTTGTATAGGGAGGCAATTATTTGAGCAATGGTTACAATGTCAACAGTCACTTCGTTGGCACTGTAATGtcaagcccatacttgcctaccctcccggaatggccaggaggctcccgaaaatcgggtggcactcccagGCCCCCGGAAAGGCAGGCAAATCTCTCACATCGGGGGGTGTAAAGGAGAAGTTTGCAGCTGAAATGCCCGGGCACCTCTGCAGATTCTGGACAGAGAGCACTGATTGGATTACGTGCCCAATCAAAACTCTAGACACAGAAGGTGCAGGCGGGCTGAACTTCATGGACCATGCCAGCTCTGCCGATGGGACTATGGCGTGGGTGTTACACTAAGCGCCGGGTGGTAATCATTCTTTAGATAACAGCGGCCAGGCAGAAGAATGGATTTAACTCAGCTATGACTTAATATGATTTGGGATTGATCGATAGATACCATTGTCCACAGCCAGGATGATGGCCTTGTACGTGTTGTTCTTGACAAACATTGACTCTCGATCTAGCTGCCcgtttccagtgataatgccgttctCCGGATTCACCGCAAGCCACCCGGCTGGGTCGTAGCCAATACGGTACCTGCACACAACCTCAAATCAGTACAATACCACAAATGCAAGATAAGAGCCGCTTGCTGATTGGATGGGATCTAGATGTTATCCAACCAGGCTCGCTCAGTAATTATCTGATTACACTGATTGGTTGAAAACCAACCTTGATCCACAGCCATAGTTATACCTGATACCTGATTCGTGAGAACGGCGGAGCAACTGAGGTAGGTGTACGGAGAGTGAAAAGACAGACTTACGTTATCATCTGGTTCTGTGCCTTGTCCGGATCCTGAGCTGTGTAGGATGTCACATCTTGCCCGATTGGCTCATTCTCTGGCACCGAAACTTTTTTCACCGGGGGGTTAAACTCCGGGGGCTCATTCACATCCTCAACAGTGACCTTCACCGAGGCGCTGGAGACTGGCAGCGACACAGAAAAGTTAGCTTTGTTTGTGACCACAACAGTGAGTATGTACTCTCTCTTCGTCTCAAAGTCCAGCCCCTGCAACAGaagaaaaagtttattttaaaCTGATGGACAACcgtaattattattatttcaccTCAACAAAACTAGGGCCTCAGTGTCTACTTGTATTACATGGCGTGGACAAGACAGAGTTCCGAGACATCCCACCAAAGCCTGATCATCCACTACAGAACCTAGGGTCCAATGAACATTGAGGGACACAGAATACTTGTTTTTACACACATCGAGGCAGGGGGCCACAGCGATGTTTTGCCCAGGGCACCATG is part of the Pseudophryne corroboree isolate aPseCor3 chromosome 11, aPseCor3.hap2, whole genome shotgun sequence genome and harbors:
- the LOC134969760 gene encoding cadherin-1-like, which codes for MGMSKRPGAALLLLLLQIAGGLAEWHFCMVEFTDSNYQFSVPKSLKAGTVVGQVVFQKCAGPRILHYVSEDPDFEVQANGSVAVKNPTQVHRHRTFHVSAVEGGKFLSETTVTLKKKHSHHSKGEKKHHASSEHGRKRQKRDWVIPPFSVSENGRGPYPKPLMQVKSSKDKEVTVYYAITGQGADTPPVGLFTIDRTTGWLSVTAPLDRENIANYILFVHATSSSGAQVENPIDIDVRVVDQNDNHPKFTQECFFGSVPEGSKPGTPVMNVTAEDADDSVNTNNGIVWYYITAQDPDPNKMMFTINPVTGLISVIETGLDRETCSVYTLTLQAIDQEGAGYTTTGKAVITVTDTNDNPPIFDPNTYTAVVPENVKGFEVALLTVTDRDEPNTDAWYAVYQISKGNEAKLFSISTTNDNMGLLTTAVGLDFETKREYILTVVVTNKANFSVSLPVSSASVKVTVEDVNEPPEFNPPVKKVSVPENEPIGQDVTSYTAQDPDKAQNQMITYRIGYDPAGWLAVNPENGIITGNGQLDRESMFVKNNTYKAIILAVDNGVPTATGTGTLELVITDVNDNGPFLEYSNIVFCQKAPNPISIPIIDRDQPPNTAPYIGELGRDARENWTATVTTDQFEIKMNKEMDIGTYTVPVTLADSQFLKNTTVLKVQVCDCQGDATDCQDREAIAGGMGIPVILGILGGILALLILVLLLLLFLRGKKVVKEPLLPPEDDTRDNVYCYDEEGGGEEDQNFDLSQLHRGLDARQDVTRNDVAPTLMPAPQYRPRPANPDEIGNFIEENLNAADNDPTAPPYDSLLVFDYEGSGSDAASLSSLNSSNSDADQDYSGLQAWGPRFNKLADMYGGDED